In Oscillospiraceae bacterium, a single genomic region encodes these proteins:
- a CDS encoding DUF1836 domain-containing protein, which produces MATNLPGTTIEVSGIAKGCSRIMFEGIFAAGGITLSQVSVMTGLEPYMIQNWVKRGFVSSPVNRQYTKSQFARIVNINMLRESLPLDSICSLLSYINGDLKDQSDDLIDDSELYHKYVDMLSDINSITIDEKTVISAAETAAEDYSEPVQGARQRLSKILQVMAYAHFASICRSTAEKKLLSLE; this is translated from the coding sequence ATGGCTACCAACCTACCAGGAACTACGATCGAAGTTTCGGGAATTGCAAAAGGCTGTTCACGTATTATGTTTGAGGGTATTTTTGCCGCCGGCGGAATTACTCTTTCTCAGGTTTCGGTGATGACAGGTCTTGAACCCTATATGATACAGAATTGGGTTAAACGTGGCTTTGTTTCTTCTCCGGTTAACCGTCAGTATACAAAAAGTCAATTTGCAAGAATAGTGAATATAAATATGTTAAGGGAATCATTACCGCTTGACAGTATTTGTAGCCTGCTGTCATATATCAATGGTGATTTAAAGGACCAAAGCGATGATTTGATTGACGACAGTGAGCTGTATCACAAATATGTAGATATGCTTTCGGACATCAATTCAATAACCATTGATGAAAAAACGGTTATATCTGCAGCGGAGACGGCTGCCGAGGATTACAGCGAGCCTGTACAGGGGGCACGGCAAAGACTTAGTAAAATTTTGCAGGTAATGGCATATGCGCACTTTGCCTCGATTTGTCGCAGTACGGCTGAAAAAAAGCTTTTAAGCTTAGAATAA
- a CDS encoding NfeD-like protein → MLTWWNSLSLVAQIFACIAVPATLVLIVQTILMLIGIGAETADGDGFSLGEDIADADTDTDGVFSHDVPDGDIDPSGLEALRLFTVRGIISFLVVFGWVGYGMESAGVKLWITIPVALVCGFAMMSMIALLMRSVMKLRNDGNLDNRNAVGVSGKVYLTVPANRKGEGKVNVMLQGSFVERDAVTDENEDIPTGREVVVTGLSGQTALVVRSK, encoded by the coding sequence ATGCTTACTTGGTGGAACTCATTGAGTTTAGTTGCGCAAATTTTTGCCTGTATTGCTGTTCCTGCAACATTAGTTTTGATTGTACAAACGATACTTATGCTAATAGGAATTGGCGCAGAAACAGCAGACGGTGACGGATTTTCGTTGGGAGAAGATATTGCGGATGCAGATACGGATACAGACGGAGTTTTTTCACACGATGTTCCTGACGGTGATATTGACCCCAGCGGCTTAGAGGCTTTACGGTTATTTACAGTAAGAGGAATAATTTCATTTTTGGTTGTATTCGGTTGGGTAGGATACGGAATGGAGAGCGCAGGCGTAAAGCTTTGGATTACGATTCCTGTAGCATTGGTCTGCGGCTTTGCTATGATGAGTATGATTGCTTTGCTGATGCGCTCTGTAATGAAGCTTCGCAACGACGGAAATCTTGATAACCGCAATGCTGTCGGTGTTTCAGGTAAGGTTTATCTTACAGTTCCTGCCAACAGAAAAGGCGAGGGCAAGGTAAATGTTATGCTTCAGGGCTCTTTTGTGGAGCGCGATGCCGTAACCGATGAAAACGAAGATATTCCCACAGGCCGTGAGGTAGTTGTAACAGGTCTTAGCGGGCAGACGGCTTTAGTAGTCAGAAGCAAATAA